The window TCATCCATCCTAGCTAAAGCGGGATGACCGATTTCAACGCCCTGCTGCAGCCCGATCGCGGCCAGCCCGCCCGCACCATCCATGTCGTCCGACCGGAGGCCTGGGACGCCTGGCTGTCGGCCCAGCCGCCGCGCATCCGCGCCACCGTCGCCGCGCATCGGCTGGCCGGAAAGCCGGGCAATCGCGCCGTCCTGCCCGGCGAGGGAGCAGAGGACTGGTCGATGCTGCTGGTCTGTGACGAGGCGGAAACATCGCCCTGGCGCATCGCGTCGCTGGGCGAACAGTTGCCGGAGGGCAGCTATCGCCTGGCCGATGGCGAACCGGGCGCGGCGATGCTCGGCTGGGCGCTCGCCCAGCACCGGTTCGACGCCTATCGAAAGGACCCCGCCCCCGCCGGTCCCCGCGTCCTGTTGACCGGCGAACCCGCCCGGATCGCTGAGACGGTTGCGCTGGCCGAGGCGGTGGCCATGGTCCGCGATCTGGTCAACACGCCCGCCGCCGACCTTGGCCCGGCGGAACTGGAATCGGCGACGCGCGCGCTGGCCGACCGGCATGGCGCCAGCGTCACGGTGACGCAGGGGATCGATCTGGAACGCGGTTATCCGATGATCCATGCCGTCGGTCAGGCGGCGGCGCGTGGCCGTGAGCCGCGCCTCATTGAGCTGGAATGGGGCAATCCCGCCCATCCGCGCATCGCCGTGATCGGCAAGGGCGTGGTGTTCGATTCGGGCGGCCTCAATATCAAACCGGGCAGCGCGATGGCGCTGATGAAAAAGGATATGGGCGGTGCCGCCCATGCGCTGGCGCTGGCCACGCTGATCCTTAGCCAGCGGCTGCCCGTGCGCCTGCACCTGCTGATCCCGGCGGTGGAAAACGCGATAGCGGGCAATGCCTTCCGCCCAGGCGACGTCCTGAAAACGCGCAAGGGGATTACAGTCGAAAACACCAATACCGATGCCGAGGGTCGGCTGATCCTGGGCGATGCGCTGGTCCGGGCGGCGGAGGGCGAACCGGTGCTGATGCTGGATTTTGCGACGCTGACCGGCGCGGCGCGCGTGGCGCTGGGGCCGGATTTGCCCGCCACCTTCGTCAATGACGATGCGCTGGCGGCGGATCTGATGGCGGCGGCGGGTACCGCGCACGACCCGCTATGGCGACTGCCGCTATGGGACGGGTATGACGAGATGCTGCGGTCCGACATTGCCGACATGGTCAATGCGCCGGAAGGCGGCATGGCCGGGGCGGTCACCGCCGCGCTGTTCCTGCGGCGCTTTGTCCCCGCCACCATCCCCTGGGCGCATCTCGACACCTTTGCCTGGCGCCCCGCCCCCCGCCCCGGCCGGCCAAAGGGCGGGGAGGCACTGGGCCTGCGGGCCGCATGGACCATGCTGAAGGGGCGGTTCGGCTGACCGCCCCGGTCGGGGATCAGCGGGTCACAGCGCCGCCGCCGCCTCGATGATCGGCACGAACTTTTCGGCGGTCAGGCTGGCCCCGCCGACCAGTGCGCCGTCGACATTCTCCACCGCCAGCAGGCTCGCGGCATTGGCGCCCGTCACCGACCCGCCATACAGGATGCGGATGGTGTCGGCCGCATCGCCGACCATCTGGCGCAGCTTGGCGCGGGCGATGGCGTGGATGCTCGCGATCTGATCCGTGGTCGGCGTCCGGCCGGTGCCGATCGCCCAGCGCGGCTCATAGGCCAGCGTAAACCAGCTGCCGTCCGCGCCCTCCGGCACCGATTTCTCGATCTGCGCCTGCACCACGCGCTCGGCGCGGCCCGCATCCCGCTCCGCCTCAGTCTCGCCGCAGCACAGGATCACGGACAGGCCGTGGCGACGCGCCGCCGCCGCCTTTGCCCAGGCATCGTGGCTCGTCTCGTTCTGAT of the Sphingomonas sp. BGYR3 genome contains:
- a CDS encoding leucyl aminopeptidase family protein, with the protein product MTDFNALLQPDRGQPARTIHVVRPEAWDAWLSAQPPRIRATVAAHRLAGKPGNRAVLPGEGAEDWSMLLVCDEAETSPWRIASLGEQLPEGSYRLADGEPGAAMLGWALAQHRFDAYRKDPAPAGPRVLLTGEPARIAETVALAEAVAMVRDLVNTPAADLGPAELESATRALADRHGASVTVTQGIDLERGYPMIHAVGQAAARGREPRLIELEWGNPAHPRIAVIGKGVVFDSGGLNIKPGSAMALMKKDMGGAAHALALATLILSQRLPVRLHLLIPAVENAIAGNAFRPGDVLKTRKGITVENTNTDAEGRLILGDALVRAAEGEPVLMLDFATLTGAARVALGPDLPATFVNDDALAADLMAAAGTAHDPLWRLPLWDGYDEMLRSDIADMVNAPEGGMAGAVTAALFLRRFVPATIPWAHLDTFAWRPAPRPGRPKGGEALGLRAAWTMLKGRFG
- the tpiA gene encoding triose-phosphate isomerase, with amino-acid sequence MTRRKLVAGNWKMFGMKGDLPQVTGIASASALHTNVDVALCLPFTLIEAAVAAAPALTIGAQDCHENDRGAHTGCISAAMLAEIGARTVIVGHSERRADQNETSHDAWAKAAAARRHGLSVILCCGETEAERDAGRAERVVQAQIEKSVPEGADGSWFTLAYEPRWAIGTGRTPTTDQIASIHAIARAKLRQMVGDAADTIRILYGGSVTGANAASLLAVENVDGALVGGASLTAEKFVPIIEAAAAL